In the genome of Phlebotomus papatasi isolate M1 chromosome 2, Ppap_2.1, whole genome shotgun sequence, one region contains:
- the LOC129801040 gene encoding uncharacterized protein K02A2.6-like, whose product MADATINKELLQAILTMTTELKALKVERQGHQGSNEITIDSLARSITSFTHNPDSGLTFESWYNRYRDTFLEDGKGLSESARVRLLLRRLDASAYEKYASNVLPKNPAEISFDDTVKYLTKFFGRGESLFCQRRKCLQLVKNDLDDYTTHAGIVNRHCENFLLSSCSPDHFKALIFVLSLQSEKDVYIREQLLSKLETEPSEKINLEFLTDEARRLANVKVDSRQGVTQEVKFVKKEPPKSKGKTSANSGQKGKPPRPCFLCGEMHYSRDCPHKNTVCSECNEVGHKTTYCPPKRPTETSKKNNTSYKTQKKKTGNANAIFSVNSVSDQIMSRKFVTPRVNGIPIELQYDTAADVTIFTIDTWKKLGKPHLKTPDIGLKDAQTNPMRISGEISCKVFFRGEEKQCRAFVSETAHSDLFGIEWINTFELWNVAPSAFCNSVKQKFDPEAAVKELQSSFPTVFNEELGMCTKFTANIHLKVGATPIFRPKREVAFHARELVDEELQRLQATGVISPVEFSPWAAPVLAARKPNGRVRICGDYSTGLNEVVEPHNHPIPGPDELFAKFANTRVFSHIDLSDAYLQIPVDEESSQILTIHTTRGLFKFHRLPPGIRCAPGIFQELVEKMLAGIDNVIVYFDDICVATNSEKENLSTVKKVLQRLQEFGFHVRMEKCKFFSPTIKFLGVIVDETGLRADPEKISAIRDMPAPKNLPELRSFLGAIQFWGKFIKSMSDLRAPMDALQKKGVSFQWTAECQKSFDKFKEILSSPLLLTHYDPKLPILVAADASQNAIGGVAYHQYPDGSLKAFYHTSRKLTDTEKRYSQIEKEGLALIHAVKKFHRFIYGRKFTLYTDHKPLLSIFGSQKGIPVHTANRLQRWALVLLGYHFDIKYTSTQNFGHADVLSRLIADHQKPDDEYIIAEINLDEQLDSTIINSVVSHLPVSHKMIRSATEKCPNLQQVIKYIVGGWPNSPKAISSTEVSRYYQIRDSLSVVDNCVLYRERIVIPDQYRKKILNQLHSAHPGINKMKSLARSYVYWPGLDADIQHLVSHCHDCAAAAKSPVKSQLFSWPLATRPWQRVHVDYAGPVNGSYYLLVIDALTKWPEIFRTKSTTSQDTIKILQEIFSRFGLPEVLVSDNGTQFTSTQFSEFCKSGGINHIRTCVYSPSSNGQAERFVDTLKRALRKMDNEDSVDVALQKFLSTYRNTPNDNVPHGKSPAEIMFGRRPRTIFDLLAAPEPVSTSRNVKMEEQFNLKHGAKRRVFGRKEGVYVKKYFPGGKFKWITGEIIEPKGHVIYTVRLPNGSIIRAHINQMRPRHENSQNSSHDQSHPDQSSQSTPPDSSETDDELPLWTLYQNSSPNQPESSSDEPTCDQRSPTDRRRRRYGLRDRASIRPPVRYSP is encoded by the coding sequence ATGGCAGATGCTACCATCAATAAAGAGCTTCTTCAGGCAATTTTGACGATGACTACTGAACTCAAGGCACTCAAAGTAGAGAGACAAGGGCATCAGGGCTCCAACGAAATCACCATCGATAGCTTGGCAAGGTCAATTACCTCATTTACCCACAATCCGGACAGCGGATTGACTTTCGAGTCATGGTACAATCGCTATCGGGACACATTTCTGGAAGATGGAAAGGGATTGAGCGAGTCAGCTAGAGTCCGTTTGTTGCTCAGGCGTCTCGACGCTTCAGCATATGAGAAATATGCCAGCaatgtcttgcccaaaaacccAGCTGAAATTTCTTTTGACGATACTGTGAAGTATTTGACAAAATTCTTCGGCCGTGGTGAGTCACTCTTTTGCCAGCGAAGGAAATGTCTTCAACTTGTGAAAAATGACCTGGACGATTACACTACACATGCTGGAATTGTCAACCGAcactgtgagaattttctgttgagcTCCTGCTCTCCAGATCATTTCAAAGCCTTAATCTTCGTGCTCAGCCTACAGAGCGAGAAAGATGTTTACATTCGTGAGCAGCTTCTGAGCAAACTCGAGACAGAACCCTCTGAGAAGATCAATCTCGAATTTCTCACTGATGAGGCGCGACGCCTGGCCAATGTGAAGGTAGACTCACGCCAAGGAGTTACACAGGAGGTGAAATTCGTCAAGAAGGAGCCCCCCAAATCCAAAGGAAAGACGTCTGCTAACTCTGGTCAAAAAGGAAAGCCGCCTCGCCCGTGTTTTCTATGTGGAGAAATGCATTATTCACGTGACTGCCCCCACAAAAACACAGTTTGTTCTGAGTGTAATGAAGTCGGACATAAGACCACTTATTGTCCACCAAAAAGGCCCACAGAGACGTCCAAGAAGAACAACACGAGCTATAAGACCCAGAAAAAGAAGACTGGAAACGCAAACGCCATCTTCTCTGTCAATTCTGTTTCTGACCAGATCATGAGCAGGAAATTTGTCACCCCTCGTGTCAATGGAATCCCAATTGAGCTTCAGTACGACACTGCTGCTGACGTCACGATCTTCACCATTGATACCTGGAAGAAACTGGGCAAGCCACATTTAAAAACACCCGACATTGGTTTGAAAGATGCACAAACTAACCCGATGAGAATCTCAGGCGAGATTTCCTGCAAGGTGTTTTTCCGAGGCGAAGAGAAGCAATGTCGTGCATTTGTTTCTGAAACCGCCCACTCAGATTTATTTGGAATCGAATGGATCAACACATTTGAGTTGTGGAATGTAGCTCCATCAGCATTTTGCAATTCAGTGAAGCAGAAATTCGATCCGGAAGCAGCTGTGAAGGAACTTCAAAGCTCTTTTCCCACTGTCTTCAACGAAGAGCTTGGCATGTGCACCAAGTTTACCGCAAATATTCATCTGAAGGTAGGTGCTACCCCAATTTTTCGCCCGAAACGAGAAGTTGCTTTTCATGCACGTGAGCTTGTCGATGAGGAGCTTCAGAGACTCCAGGCTACCGGTGTCATTTCTCCAGTGGAATTTTCCCCCTGGGCTGCCCCTGTTTTAGCCGCTCGCAAGCCCAATGGTCGAGTACGCATTTGTGGAGACTACTCCACAGGTCTCAATGAGGTAGTTGAACCCCATAATCACCCTATTCCCGGCCCAGATGAACTATTTGCCAAATTTGCCAACACCCGTGTTTTCTCACACATCGATCTGTCAGACGCGTATTTACAAATACCAGTAGATGAGGAGTCAAGCCAAATTCTGACAATCCACACCACTCGCGGTTTGTTCAAATTTCACAGACTCCCCCCAGGTATTCGATGTGCTCCTGGAATTTTCCAAGAGTTGGTAGAAAAGATGTTGGCCGGAATTGATAATGTTATTGTTTACTTCGATGACATTTGTGTGGCGACCAATTCCGAAAAAGAAAACCTTTCAACAGTCAAAAAGGTTCTCCAGAGACTGCAAGAATTCGGATTTCACGTGAGgatggaaaaatgcaaatttttctctCCAACCATCAAATTCTTGGGAGTCATCGTTGATGAGACTGGATTACGCGCCGATCCAGAGAAGATCTCCGCTATTCGTGACATGCCTGCACCAAAGAATCTTCCAGAACTTCGAAGCTTTTTGGGAGCTATTCAATTTTGGGGAAAGTTTATCAAGTCGATGAGCGATCTTCGTGCCCCAATGGATGCACTGCAAAAGAAAGGAGTAAGTTTTCAGTGGACTGCTGAATGCCAAAAATCTTTTGACAAATTCAAGGAGATTCTCTCATCACCACTGCTCCTCACTCACTACGATCCGAAGTTACCAATTCTCGTGGCTGCTGACGCATCTCAAAATGCAATTGGTGGTGTGGCTTATCACCAATACCCAGATGGATCGCTGAAAGCTTTTTACCACACCTCGAGAAAACTCACGGACACTGAGAAGCGATATTCTCAAATAGAGAAAGAAGGACTTGCTCTCATTCATGCTGTGAAAAAGTTTCATAGATTTATCTATGGGAGAAAATTCACACTGTACACGGATCACAAGCCCTTGCTGAGTATTTTCGGATCTCAAAAAGGCATTCCCGTGCATACAGCCAACAGACTTCAACGTTGGGCATTAGTTCTTCTCGGGTACCACTTTGACATAAAGTATACCTCGACGCAGAACTTTGGGCATGCTGATGTCTTATCACGCTTGATTGCTGATCACCAGAAGCCAGACGATGAGTACATCATTGCTGAAATCAACCTCGATGAACAGTTGGACTCCACAATCATCAATTCAGTCGTTTCTCACTTGCCAGTGAGCCACAAGATGATTCGTTCAGCTACCGAGAAATGCCCAAATCTACAGCAAGTTATCAAGTACATTGTTGGAGGATGGCCCAACTCTCCCAAAGCTATCTCCTCCACTGAAGTGTCACGCTACTATCAGATTCGAGATTCATTGTCCGTGGTTGACAACTGTGTACTTTATCGCGAGAGAATTGTCATTCCTGACCAGTACCGCAAGAAAATCCTCAATCAGCTTCACTCTGCTCATCCAGGAATCAACAAAATGAAATCGCTTGCCAGAAGCTACGTATATTGGCCTGGATTGGATGCTGACATTCAGCATCTTGTGAGTCATTGTCATGATTGTGCGGCTGCTGCCAAGTCTCCCGTGAAGTCTCAGCTGTTCTCATGGCCTCTTGCGACACGCCCATGGCAACGTGTCCATGTAGACTATGCAGGACCTGTCAATGGAAGTTACTATCTTCTGGTTATTGACGCACTGACAAAATGGCCAGAGATATTCCGCACGAAGTCCACAACGTCGCAAGACACAATCAAAATTCTTCAAGAAATTTTCTCAAGATTTGGTTTGCCCGAAGTACTTGTCTCCGACAACGGAACACAGTTCACAAGCACCCAGTTCAGCGAATTTTGCAAATCTGGTGGCATCAACCATATCAGGACGTGTGTGTACTCACCCAGTAGCAACGGCCAAGCTGAGAGATTCGTTGACACTCTCAAGCGTGCGCTGCGGAAAATGGACAATGAAGACTCCGTGGATGTTGCTCTCCAAAAGTTTCTCTCGACATACCGAAACACTCCAAATGACAACGTTCCCCATGGAAAATCTCCTGCCGAAATTATGTTTGGTAGACGACCTAGGACAATTTTCGACCTTCTCGCAGCACCTGAACCTGTTTCTACTAGtcgaaatgtcaaaatggagGAGCAGTTTAACCTTAAACACGGTGCAAAGAGACGTGTTTTTGGGAGGAAGGAGGGAGTGtacgtaaaaaaatattttcctggaGGGAAATTCAAATGGATCACAGGAGAGATCATCGAGCCCAAGGGACATGTAATCTACACTGTCCGTTTGCCAAATGGAAGCATCATCCGTGCTCACATCAATCAAATGAGACCTCGCCATGAGAATTCCCAAAACAGTTCTCACGACCAGTCTCATCCCGACCAGAGTTCTCAGAGCACTCCTCCAGACAGTTCTGAGACCGACGATGAATTGCCATTGTGGACTCTTTATCAGAACTCATCACCAAATCAACCGGAATCAAGTTCTGATGAGCCAACCTGCGACCAGCGCTCGCCTACGGACCGTAGGCGCCGTCGTTATGGACTTCGAGACCGAGCGAGTATCCGCCCTCCGGTCCGATACTCTCCTTAG